From the Acidobacteriota bacterium genome, one window contains:
- the rpmG gene encoding 50S ribosomal protein L33, with amino-acid sequence MRDKIVFQCTECKDRNYFKTKNKKTTTQRLEFKKFCRKCRKHSLHRETK; translated from the coding sequence ATGCGTGACAAAATCGTTTTTCAATGTACCGAATGTAAAGATCGCAACTATTTCAAGACAAAGAATAAGAAGACCACTACACAACGTCTTGAATTCAAGAAGTTTTGCCGCAAATGCCGAAAGCATTCGCTGCATCGCGAAACAAAGTAG